In Methanobrevibacter ruminantium, a single window of DNA contains:
- a CDS encoding GNAT family N-acetyltransferase: MDFTIKQLSDDCDAKIRVRNFLFSQIRSEYGYGYIPSWHKDIIDLNKYYIDCKKNSLFYVEDCDNGKIIATIAVRQYDKNFMEFQDLYSKESTASIWRLFVDKYYRRCGLATQLYNVVEEFCCENNFNEIYLHTHKNLEAGFNFWKKVGFNVTWDTNNELQTVHMVKNLSSK, translated from the coding sequence ATGGATTTTACCATAAAGCAATTGTCTGATGATTGTGATGCAAAAATTAGAGTGAGAAATTTCCTGTTTTCTCAAATAAGATCTGAATATGGCTATGGTTACATTCCTTCTTGGCATAAGGACATAATAGACTTGAACAAGTATTATATAGATTGCAAGAAAAACAGTCTGTTTTATGTTGAAGATTGTGATAATGGAAAAATCATTGCTACCATAGCAGTTAGGCAGTATGATAAGAACTTTATGGAATTTCAGGATTTGTACTCTAAGGAATCCACAGCAAGCATTTGGAGACTCTTTGTAGATAAGTATTATAGGCGTTGTGGATTAGCTACACAGTTATATAATGTTGTTGAGGAGTTTTGCTGTGAAAATAACTTCAATGAGATTTATTTGCATACACATAAGAATCTTGAAGCAGGATTTAATTTTTGGAAAAAAGTAGGATTCAATGTAACATGGGATACAAATAATGAGCTTCAGACAGTCCATATGGTAAAGAACTTATCAAGCAAATAA
- a CDS encoding ABC transporter ATP-binding protein: MELTGRNISFKYSSGSRQILKDVDITIDNKKILGLFGDSGSGKSSLCKILAGHIKRYDGEVRLDGNEIPKSGFNPVQLIYQHPEKVMNPKWKMHEVLEESWDVPDGLLEDFGIQKSWLNRWPAELSGGELQRFSVLRSLNPKTKFLIADEMTTMLDAITQVQIFESVLKIVKERNMGLLVVSHDRDLMDIICDEVIYLDDINHI; this comes from the coding sequence ATGGAGTTAACTGGTAGAAATATTTCATTCAAATATAGTTCAGGATCTAGGCAAATCTTGAAGGATGTTGACATAACCATTGACAATAAGAAGATTTTAGGTTTGTTTGGAGACAGTGGAAGCGGTAAATCAAGCTTATGCAAAATACTTGCTGGACACATTAAAAGATATGATGGTGAAGTGAGATTGGATGGAAATGAAATCCCTAAAAGCGGTTTTAACCCTGTTCAATTGATTTATCAGCATCCCGAAAAGGTTATGAATCCTAAGTGGAAGATGCATGAAGTCTTGGAGGAATCTTGGGATGTTCCTGATGGTTTGTTGGAAGACTTCGGTATTCAAAAATCTTGGCTAAACAGATGGCCTGCAGAGCTTTCCGGTGGTGAATTGCAAAGATTCTCAGTTTTAAGGTCTTTAAATCCAAAGACTAAATTCTTAATAGCTGATGAAATGACCACTATGCTTGATGCAATCACTCAAGTTCAGATCTTTGAATCAGTTTTAAAGATTGTCAAGGAAAGAAACATGGGTTTGCTTGTTGTTAGCCATGATAGGGATTTAATGGATATTATTTGTGATGAAGTAATTTATCTTGATGATATTAATCACATTTAA
- a CDS encoding oligopeptide/dipeptide ABC transporter ATP-binding protein: MSDLINVSNISISFTQYVKGLNQRELKVITDLTLDIKEGEIVAVLGSSGSGKSLLAHAILGILPHNANLSGNMVYKGDVLTDELKKELRGHEIALIPQSVNFLDPLMKVSDQVIGECADEAEEKEKRAKQRAIFEKYGLSEEVDDMYPFQLSGGMARRVLVSTALLTNPKLVIADEPTPGLDEKSVEETLNHLRQMAADNVGVLLITHDIDAALKVANRIAIFYSGYVIEVANASDFSGEGENLLHPYTKSLYKALPHNGFELTKGHQPLHGEIPVGCPYYERCPHKLENCDKERPFLFPIDENKRVRCFKYGE; this comes from the coding sequence ATGAGTGATTTAATTAATGTTTCAAATATTTCCATTTCATTTACCCAATATGTCAAAGGTTTGAATCAAAGAGAGCTTAAGGTTATCACTGATTTGACTTTGGATATTAAGGAAGGCGAAATCGTTGCTGTTTTAGGTTCAAGCGGATCTGGTAAGAGTCTTCTTGCACATGCAATCCTTGGTATTCTGCCTCACAACGCTAATTTATCTGGTAATATGGTCTATAAGGGGGATGTTTTAACAGATGAATTGAAAAAGGAATTGCGTGGTCATGAGATTGCCTTGATTCCCCAATCTGTTAACTTTTTAGATCCTTTAATGAAGGTTTCAGACCAGGTTATTGGTGAATGTGCTGATGAAGCTGAGGAGAAGGAGAAAAGAGCTAAGCAAAGGGCTATTTTCGAGAAATATGGCTTGTCTGAGGAAGTGGATGACATGTATCCTTTCCAATTGTCTGGTGGTATGGCAAGAAGGGTTCTTGTATCAACAGCTCTTCTTACAAATCCTAAGCTTGTAATTGCGGATGAGCCAACTCCAGGATTGGATGAAAAGTCTGTAGAGGAAACCTTGAATCATTTAAGACAGATGGCAGCAGATAATGTGGGGGTTTTGCTTATTACCCACGATATTGATGCTGCTTTGAAGGTTGCAAACAGAATAGCAATCTTCTATTCAGGTTATGTTATTGAAGTTGCAAATGCAAGTGATTTCAGTGGTGAAGGAGAGAATTTGCTTCATCCATATACCAAATCCCTTTATAAGGCATTGCCTCATAATGGTTTTGAACTAACTAAAGGGCATCAGCCATTGCATGGTGAGATTCCAGTAGGATGTCCATATTATGAACGTTGTCCTCATAAGTTGGAGAATTGTGATAAGGAAAGGCCGTTCTTATTCCCTATTGATGAGAATAAGAGGGTCAGATGCTTTAAATATGGGGAGTAG
- a CDS encoding ABC transporter permease, with protein sequence MDESVNKVNKFDVLGNMNLRTKTLLAIGLSTFILILVVVISFFIDPKSITTNWTMMNQPPSLEHIFGTDWLGRDMFIRTLKGLGLSVQIGFFASILSSIIAVALAFLSSFNKHLDSFVSWLIDVFLSIPHILLIILISIALGGGAFGVLIGVAFTHWTSLARVLRAEIKRIKTSEFVTISEKLGQSKFWIARKQILPLVITQVIVGTILIFPHAIMHEASVTFLGFGLSPHEPAIGIILSESMKYLATGNWWLALFPGLALLILVLLFDIAGENIKKMLDPASAND encoded by the coding sequence ATGGATGAGTCAGTCAATAAAGTGAATAAGTTTGATGTTTTAGGCAACATGAATTTGAGGACCAAAACATTGCTTGCAATAGGTTTATCCACTTTCATCTTGATTTTGGTTGTTGTTATCAGTTTCTTCATTGACCCAAAAAGCATCACTACCAACTGGACCATGATGAACCAACCTCCTTCCTTGGAGCATATCTTCGGTACAGATTGGTTAGGTAGGGACATGTTTATCCGTACCTTAAAAGGTTTAGGATTAAGTGTTCAAATAGGATTCTTCGCTTCCATTTTAAGCAGTATCATTGCTGTTGCCTTAGCGTTCTTATCAAGTTTCAATAAGCATTTGGACAGTTTTGTTTCATGGTTGATAGATGTATTCCTATCCATTCCACACATCTTGCTTATTATCCTTATATCCATTGCTTTAGGTGGAGGTGCTTTCGGTGTATTGATTGGTGTTGCATTCACTCACTGGACATCTCTTGCAAGAGTGCTTAGAGCTGAAATAAAACGTATTAAAACTTCAGAATTTGTTACAATTTCAGAAAAATTAGGACAATCCAAGTTTTGGATTGCAAGAAAACAGATCTTACCTTTGGTTATCACTCAAGTGATTGTAGGTACAATCTTGATTTTCCCTCATGCAATCATGCACGAGGCAAGTGTAACTTTCTTAGGTTTCGGATTATCTCCACATGAACCGGCTATCGGTATTATCTTGTCTGAATCCATGAAATACCTTGCAACTGGTAATTGGTGGTTAGCTTTATTCCCTGGGTTGGCATTATTGATTCTTGTATTATTGTTTGATATTGCAGGAGAGAACATCAAGAAGATGCTGGATCCAGCAAGTGCAAATGATTAG
- a CDS encoding ABC transporter permease gives MLDKQKILKFLGYKLVRFVILLVVVILLSFILIDMSPINPVNAYISNMVVGPEKIAQLEAYWGVNQPITEKLLNWLGNIIVGDFGTSLIYRTPVLHVIGEKFTASLILMLTSWLISGVLGFALGILAGFKRDTWVDKAVKVYCYILQSAPTFWIALLVVMVFSVYLGLFPVSGGVPIGALSQDVSFWDWLRHLILPAFTLSILGVASIALYTRDKLIEVMSTDYFLFAKARGEDGWTLIKRHGVRNILLPAITLQFLSFSELFGGTVLVEQVFMYPGIGQAAVSAGLRSDVPLLLGIVIFSAIFVYCGNLIADILYNFVDPRIREGEEDG, from the coding sequence TTGTTAGATAAACAGAAAATACTTAAATTTTTAGGATATAAGCTTGTCCGTTTTGTTATATTATTGGTTGTTGTAATATTATTAAGTTTTATATTAATTGACATGTCTCCTATAAATCCAGTAAACGCTTATATTTCCAATATGGTTGTAGGCCCTGAAAAAATTGCTCAATTGGAAGCTTATTGGGGTGTAAATCAGCCGATTACTGAAAAACTATTGAATTGGTTAGGAAATATTATCGTTGGTGATTTTGGAACTTCTTTAATTTATAGGACTCCAGTATTGCATGTTATTGGTGAAAAGTTCACAGCATCATTAATTTTGATGTTAACATCTTGGTTGATTTCCGGTGTATTAGGTTTTGCATTAGGTATTCTTGCAGGATTTAAAAGAGACACTTGGGTAGACAAGGCAGTGAAAGTCTATTGTTACATATTGCAATCTGCCCCTACATTTTGGATTGCATTGCTTGTTGTAATGGTATTCAGTGTTTATTTAGGACTATTCCCTGTAAGTGGCGGAGTGCCGATTGGTGCATTGAGTCAGGATGTTTCATTTTGGGATTGGTTAAGGCATTTGATCTTGCCGGCATTCACTTTGAGCATTTTAGGTGTTGCATCAATTGCATTGTATACTCGTGACAAGCTTATTGAAGTCATGTCAACTGATTATTTCCTTTTTGCAAAAGCAAGAGGGGAAGATGGATGGACTTTGATTAAAAGGCACGGTGTAAGAAACATTCTTTTGCCTGCTATCACATTGCAATTCTTGTCTTTCAGCGAATTGTTTGGTGGAACCGTTCTTGTTGAACAGGTTTTCATGTATCCTGGAATTGGTCAGGCAGCGGTTTCTGCAGGTTTGAGAAGTGATGTCCCACTATTGTTGGGTATTGTTATATTCAGTGCAATATTTGTTTATTGTGGGAATTTAATTGCAGATATCCTTTATAACTTTGTAGACCCAAGAATCAGGGAAGGTGAGGAAGATGGATGA
- a CDS encoding ABC transporter substrate-binding protein, translating to MDTKYIIGAVIAIILVLIGGALLMGWGSHERGPGEIVVAAYSHGGEPEAGFDPIAGWNYYAEPLIQSTLLKMNTNGTYSNDLATDYDISSDYKKYTVNLRDDVKFTDGTPLTAEDVAFTFNAAKESGASLDLTALNEAKAIDDYTVEFDLNKSDSTFLDKLAYIGIVPSDSYNNETYGENPIGSGPYKFVQWDKGQQVILEKNPDYYGKMPQIEKITILFAQNEAAFNLAKNGEADIVAVPLEYGKEKVDGYTMYLMDTIDVRGISLPSVPDTGEVSPEDNYTIGNNVTADIAIRKALNYGINRTALADGALNGLGVPSYDGIAHQLPWANPEAAIEDGDVAFANKTLEEAGWVDSDGDGIREKDGTKASFKVYYSANAPERQALALGLSEQAKEFGIEVEPVGAEWDEIYPNQYSQGVLWGYGSTDPSDMYGEYYSSSDFNPARVNNSAVDAHMDAAFAESCEASYKDWSAVSWDGTTGISPKGDANWLWLGEIKYGYFVNDRVDISNDTALLQPHGGDLFSNIYDWTMTNSTA from the coding sequence ATGGATACAAAATATATAATTGGTGCGGTAATCGCAATTATTCTAGTACTCATTGGTGGAGCTCTTCTTATGGGATGGGGCTCACATGAAAGAGGGCCTGGTGAAATTGTAGTTGCGGCTTACAGTCATGGAGGGGAACCAGAAGCTGGTTTCGATCCAATTGCAGGTTGGAACTATTATGCAGAGCCATTGATTCAAAGTACCTTACTTAAAATGAATACAAACGGTACTTACTCAAATGATTTGGCTACAGACTATGATATTTCTAGTGATTATAAGAAATATACTGTAAACTTAAGAGATGATGTCAAGTTTACCGATGGTACACCACTTACTGCAGAAGATGTAGCATTCACATTCAATGCCGCAAAAGAAAGTGGTGCAAGCTTAGACTTAACTGCTTTAAATGAAGCTAAAGCTATTGATGATTACACTGTAGAATTTGATTTAAACAAATCTGATTCCACTTTCTTGGATAAATTAGCTTACATCGGTATTGTACCTTCTGATTCCTATAACAATGAAACCTATGGTGAAAACCCTATAGGTTCTGGACCATACAAATTCGTACAATGGGATAAAGGTCAACAAGTAATCTTAGAGAAAAACCCTGATTACTATGGTAAAATGCCTCAAATCGAAAAAATAACCATTCTCTTTGCTCAAAACGAAGCAGCATTCAACTTAGCTAAAAACGGAGAAGCTGATATTGTAGCTGTACCTCTTGAATACGGTAAGGAAAAGGTTGACGGATACACCATGTACTTAATGGACACAATTGACGTTCGTGGTATTTCATTGCCAAGTGTACCTGATACTGGTGAAGTATCTCCAGAAGATAACTACACCATTGGTAACAATGTAACTGCAGACATTGCAATAAGAAAAGCATTGAACTATGGTATTAACAGAACTGCATTAGCTGATGGTGCATTAAACGGATTAGGTGTTCCTTCCTACGACGGTATTGCTCATCAATTACCATGGGCTAACCCAGAAGCAGCAATTGAAGACGGTGACGTTGCATTTGCTAACAAAACCTTAGAAGAAGCTGGTTGGGTTGACTCTGACGGTGACGGAATAAGAGAAAAAGATGGTACAAAAGCATCATTCAAAGTATATTACTCTGCAAATGCTCCAGAAAGACAAGCATTAGCTTTAGGATTATCAGAACAAGCTAAAGAATTCGGTATTGAAGTTGAACCTGTCGGTGCTGAATGGGATGAAATCTATCCAAATCAATACTCTCAAGGAGTTCTCTGGGGATACGGTTCCACAGATCCTTCTGACATGTACGGAGAATACTACAGTTCTTCTGACTTCAACCCTGCAAGAGTAAACAACAGTGCTGTAGACGCTCACATGGATGCTGCATTTGCTGAATCCTGTGAAGCTTCATACAAAGATTGGTCTGCAGTATCCTGGGACGGTACCACTGGTATCTCACCTAAAGGTGATGCAAACTGGTTATGGTTAGGTGAAATCAAATACGGTTACTTTGTAAATGATAGAGTGGACATTTCCAATGACACTGCTCTATTGCAACCTCACGGAGGAGACTTATTCAGTAACATATATGACTGGACCATGACTAACTCTACAGCATAA
- the mch gene encoding methenyltetrahydromethanopterin cyclohydrolase: MVSVNLEAKKTVDVMIEKADDLNIAVSKLGNGATVIDCGVNVAGSFKAGELYTKVCLGGLADVGISIPGDLSEKFALPSVKIKTDFPAISTLGAQKAGWSVSVGDFFALGSGPARALSLKPAETYEEIDYKDEADIAILTLEADVLPGDDVAAYIADECGVAVENVFLLVAPTASLVGSIQIAGRVVENGTYKMLEFLKFDVKKVVHAAGIAPIAPIDPDGLKAMGKTNDAVLFGGRTYYYVKSEEGDDIAAVAAQLPSSAADGYGKPFFDVFKDAGFDFYQIDKGMFAPAEVVINDLTTGKLYKEGFVNAELLKKSFGIE; this comes from the coding sequence ATGGTTAGTGTCAATTTAGAAGCTAAAAAAACTGTAGATGTAATGATTGAAAAAGCTGACGACCTTAACATTGCTGTTTCCAAATTAGGAAACGGAGCAACCGTTATTGACTGTGGTGTAAATGTTGCTGGTAGTTTTAAAGCAGGTGAATTATATACTAAAGTATGTCTTGGAGGATTAGCTGATGTGGGTATTTCCATTCCTGGAGACTTATCTGAAAAATTCGCATTACCTTCTGTAAAGATAAAAACCGATTTCCCAGCTATTTCCACCTTAGGTGCACAAAAAGCAGGTTGGTCTGTTTCTGTAGGAGACTTCTTTGCATTAGGTTCCGGTCCAGCTAGAGCATTATCCTTAAAACCAGCTGAAACCTATGAGGAAATTGATTACAAAGATGAAGCTGATATTGCAATCTTAACTTTAGAAGCTGATGTATTGCCTGGTGATGATGTAGCAGCATACATTGCAGATGAATGTGGTGTAGCTGTAGAAAATGTATTCTTGCTTGTAGCTCCTACTGCTTCCTTAGTTGGATCTATCCAAATTGCAGGAAGAGTAGTTGAAAACGGTACCTACAAAATGTTAGAATTCTTAAAATTCGATGTTAAAAAAGTTGTACATGCAGCAGGTATTGCACCAATCGCTCCTATCGACCCAGATGGATTAAAAGCTATGGGCAAAACCAATGATGCAGTTTTATTCGGTGGAAGAACTTACTACTATGTCAAATCTGAAGAAGGAGATGACATTGCAGCAGTAGCAGCTCAATTACCATCTTCTGCAGCTGATGGATATGGTAAACCATTCTTTGACGTATTTAAAGATGCAGGATTTGACTTCTACCAAATCGACAAAGGAATGTTTGCACCAGCTGAAGTTGTTATCAACGATTTAACCACTGGTAAATTATACAAAGAAGGATTCGTTAACGCTGAGTTACTTAAAAAATCCTTCGGTATCGAATAA
- a CDS encoding flavodoxin family protein, with product MAKKIIAVNAGPRKGWNTDTLIDEAIKGAKSAGAEVQKFNLFRLEKYTGCISCFGCKKNKYKGNCIRKDGLTEVLDAIREADGLIIGSPNYLGELTASFRALYERLVFQNLTYNTETPCCNENPIPTLLIMTSNAPDTMYEELLQNYQKVFNRFVGPTEVFVSGETLQLKDYSKTDWPWFFNAEERYERHEKIFPKEREAAFEKGKELVK from the coding sequence ATGGCTAAAAAAATAATAGCAGTCAATGCAGGACCTAGAAAAGGATGGAATACTGACACTCTAATTGATGAAGCGATAAAGGGAGCGAAATCTGCAGGCGCAGAAGTGCAGAAATTCAACTTGTTCCGTTTGGAAAAATACACAGGATGCATTTCATGCTTTGGATGTAAAAAAAATAAATATAAAGGAAATTGCATACGCAAAGACGGGTTGACAGAAGTATTGGATGCAATTCGTGAAGCCGATGGATTGATAATAGGATCTCCAAACTACTTAGGTGAACTTACAGCATCATTTAGAGCACTTTATGAAAGATTGGTATTTCAAAACTTGACATACAATACAGAGACTCCATGCTGCAATGAAAATCCAATTCCAACATTGCTAATTATGACAAGCAATGCACCTGATACAATGTATGAGGAATTGCTTCAAAATTATCAAAAAGTTTTTAATAGATTTGTAGGGCCAACTGAAGTCTTTGTATCTGGAGAAACACTTCAGCTTAAGGATTACAGCAAAACAGATTGGCCATGGTTTTTCAATGCTGAAGAAAGATATGAAAGACATGAAAAGATTTTCCCTAAAGAAAGAGAAGCTGCTTTCGAAAAAGGAAAAGAATTAGTTAAATAA
- a CDS encoding DUF2115 domain-containing protein translates to MTINEEMYKEFSNVVIGEDSISNDALLQVLKDYAGTVSVFDLMEINAELIDESKYVQDSYKKKSHGIYAKYFLARLKEVRSNNNHYTHKIDKDEFIDAVATLQSYEDSESLSHKTKFPLVYSIISLYTTFILEEPIHPVGTPFPGSLYVEKINGKYYCPVKDANVDSPNAVCKMCIAEQLEF, encoded by the coding sequence ATGACTATAAATGAGGAAATGTATAAGGAATTTTCAAATGTTGTTATTGGAGAGGATAGCATATCCAATGATGCTCTTTTACAGGTATTAAAGGATTATGCAGGAACAGTATCTGTATTTGACTTGATGGAAATCAATGCAGAACTGATTGATGAAAGCAAATATGTTCAAGACAGCTATAAAAAGAAAAGTCATGGAATATATGCAAAATACTTTTTAGCTCGCTTAAAGGAAGTAAGGAGCAATAACAATCACTATACTCATAAAATCGATAAGGATGAGTTTATAGATGCAGTGGCAACATTGCAGTCCTATGAGGATTCTGAATCATTAAGCCATAAAACAAAGTTTCCTTTAGTCTATTCTATCATATCACTATACACTACTTTTATTCTTGAAGAGCCTATTCATCCTGTTGGAACTCCATTTCCAGGTTCATTGTATGTGGAAAAAATAAATGGAAAGTACTATTGCCCTGTAAAGGATGCAAATGTTGACTCTCCTAATGCAGTCTGTAAGATGTGCATTGCAGAACAATTGGAATTTTAA
- a CDS encoding DUF2115 family protein produces the protein MKATDLLEKIRENLKDYPIDYLKRKATDERYPDSITKRLAIYNSSIYDEIYEKNIEEDYEIKDAVIKNIEGDVNYYFSVYDPGDIETRDFTRELSLYLVLIAKKPLHPFGDNPTKYDVFLENGEYKCKNRIIHIKDERSLCRYCICKNAGYSFGFI, from the coding sequence ATGAAAGCAACAGATTTATTGGAAAAAATAAGAGAAAATTTGAAAGATTATCCCATAGACTATTTAAAGAGAAAAGCTACGGATGAGAGATATCCTGATAGCATAACAAAACGATTAGCTATTTATAATTCTTCAATTTATGATGAGATATATGAAAAGAATATTGAAGAGGACTATGAAATAAAAGATGCTGTAATTAAGAATATAGAAGGTGATGTAAACTATTATTTCAGTGTTTATGATCCAGGAGACATTGAAACAAGGGATTTCACAAGAGAACTTTCTTTATATCTTGTTTTAATAGCTAAAAAGCCATTGCATCCTTTTGGAGATAATCCTACAAAGTATGATGTCTTTTTGGAAAACGGTGAATACAAATGCAAGAACAGAATCATCCACATTAAGGATGAAAGATCATTATGCAGATATTGCATTTGCAAAAATGCAGGTTATTCCTTTGGATTTATATAA
- a CDS encoding methionine synthase — protein sequence MITTVVGSFGIDLKEPETLGEKIKSSIGLYDPYKIAIEEAVKLQLDCGIDIIGDGQPRGDMVGSFVKHIPGFSYEMNSSVIVSKIRAPQVDIMIKDLKFALNVLKKEIKDRNMSEDEASKKGVKLMLTGPSTIVHSSRVESFYKERNPAIIDCAYALRREVESAEKAGAKYVQIDEPFLSTGMVDLKVAKEAIGILTDGIEMPMGMHVCGNLDGCFKEIAKFPIDILDCEFAGNNVNIGVLEANADLLKGKKLGFGCVDSAVNAVDDKEEVKALVERGIRAVGKENMLLDPDCGLRKVDIPIAKEKLKILSDLAKEFN from the coding sequence TTGATTACAACTGTTGTAGGTAGTTTTGGGATTGATTTGAAGGAACCTGAAACTCTTGGTGAAAAGATAAAGTCTTCAATTGGATTGTATGATCCTTATAAGATAGCTATTGAAGAGGCAGTCAAATTGCAATTGGACTGTGGAATAGACATTATTGGGGATGGTCAGCCAAGAGGGGATATGGTAGGTTCCTTTGTAAAGCATATTCCAGGATTCTCATATGAAATGAATTCTTCAGTTATTGTATCCAAGATAAGGGCCCCTCAAGTTGATATAATGATCAAGGACTTGAAATTTGCTCTAAATGTCCTTAAAAAAGAGATTAAGGATAGGAACATGAGTGAAGATGAGGCAAGCAAAAAGGGAGTCAAGCTTATGTTGACAGGACCTTCCACTATTGTTCACTCTTCAAGAGTTGAATCATTTTACAAGGAGAGAAATCCTGCTATCATTGACTGCGCTTATGCATTAAGACGTGAGGTTGAGTCCGCTGAGAAGGCTGGAGCAAAATATGTTCAAATCGATGAGCCATTCTTATCTACAGGCATGGTTGACTTGAAAGTTGCAAAAGAAGCGATAGGCATTCTTACTGATGGAATTGAAATGCCCATGGGAATGCATGTCTGCGGTAATCTTGATGGATGCTTTAAAGAAATAGCTAAGTTCCCTATTGATATATTGGATTGTGAATTTGCTGGAAACAATGTAAACATAGGTGTTCTTGAAGCAAATGCTGATTTACTTAAGGGCAAAAAATTAGGATTCGGTTGTGTCGATTCAGCTGTAAATGCTGTTGATGATAAAGAGGAAGTTAAAGCTTTGGTTGAAAGGGGAATTAGAGCAGTAGGTAAGGAAAACATGCTCCTTGATCCTGATTGTGGCCTTAGAAAAGTGGATATTCCAATTGCAAAAGAAAAGTTAAAGATTCTCTCTGATTTGGCTAAAGAGTTTAATTAA
- a CDS encoding DUF1894 domain-containing protein encodes MSFCLETYLQQNDDYEILVQRSGVKQCYKLIEENSKEIIHVNPGDKVLGARLIGLPPIPVGINEDEGAILITYTKPCHGTAAIKIPISPEEIESVRAMDIGAD; translated from the coding sequence ATGTCTTTCTGTTTAGAAACATATTTGCAACAAAATGATGATTATGAAATACTTGTACAACGTTCTGGAGTTAAACAATGTTACAAGCTTATTGAAGAAAACTCCAAAGAGATTATTCATGTAAATCCTGGGGATAAGGTATTGGGAGCAAGACTGATTGGACTTCCACCTATACCTGTGGGAATCAATGAAGATGAAGGTGCCATATTGATTACTTATACCAAGCCTTGCCATGGAACTGCAGCTATTAAGATTCCAATTAGCCCAGAAGAGATTGAAAGCGTTAGGGCAATGGATATTGGCGCTGATTAG